In Lates calcarifer isolate ASB-BC8 linkage group LG4, TLL_Latcal_v3, whole genome shotgun sequence, a genomic segment contains:
- the atp6v1h gene encoding V-type proton ATPase subunit H isoform X2: MDIRGAVDAAVPTNIIAAKAAEVRANLVNWQSYLQSQMISAEDCEFIKKFEVANSEEKQVILTNEGHQCAKTFLNLMAHISKEQTVQYILTLIDDTLQENHQRVNIFFDYAKKTKNTAWSYFLPMLNRQDLFTVHMAARIIAKLAAWGRDLMEGSDLNYYFNWIKSQLSSQSSQYVQCVAGCLQLMLRVNEYRFAWVEADGVNCITAVLSNKCGFQLQYQMIFCVWLLAFSPQLCEQLRRYNVVPALSDILQESVKEKVTRIILAAFRNLLEKSAERETRQEYALAMIQCKVLKQLENLEQQKYDDEDITEDIKFLLERLGESVQDLSSFDEYSSELKSGRLEWSPVHKSEKFWRENAVRLNEKNYELLKILTRLLEVSDDPQVIAVAAHDIGEYVRHYPRGKRVIEQLGGKQLVMNHMHHEDQLVRYNALLAVQKLMVHNWEYLGRQLQSSDQQQAPAVAARS; this comes from the exons ATGGATATCCGCGGGGCTGTGGACGCTGCAGTCCCCACCAACATCATTGCTGCAAAGGCAGCTGAAGTGCGGGCCAACCTGGTCAACTGGCAGTCCTACCTGCA GAGTCAGATGATCTCAGCAGAGGACTGTGAGTTCATCAAGAAGTTTGAGGTGGCCAACTCTGAGGAGAAACAGGTTATTCTGACCAATGAGGGACATCAG TGCGCAAAGACCTTTCTAAACCTGATGGCCCACATCTCCAAGGAGCAGACAGTCCAGTACATCCTGACTCTGATTGATGACACTCTGCAG GAGAACCATCAGAGGGTGAACATCTTCTTTGACTACgccaaaaagacaaagaacacCGCCTGGTCCTACTTCCTTCCCATGCTGAACCGTCAGGACCTTTTTACTGTCCACATG GCGGCGAGGATCATCGCTAAGCTGGCTGCATGGGGCCGTGATCTCATGGAGGGAAGCGATCTGAACTACTACTTCAACTGGATCAAAAGCCAGCTCAGTTCACAG AGCTCTCAGTATGTCCAGTGTGTGGCTGGGTGCCTTCAGCTAATGCTGAGGGTCAATGAATATAGGTTTGCCTGGGTGGAGGCTGATGGAGTCAACTG cATCACAGCGGTGCTGAGCAACAAGTGTGGCTTCCAGCTCCAGTACCAGATGATCTTCTGCGTTTGGCTCCTGGCCTTCAGTCCTCAGCTCTGTGAGCAGTTGAGACGCTACAACGTAGTGCCAGCCCTGTCTGACATCCTCCAGGAGTCTGTCAAGGAGAAGGTCACTCGAATCATTCTGGCTGCCTTCAGG AATCTCCTGGAGAAGTCTGCAGAGCGCGAGACTCGTCAGGAGTACGCCTTGGCCATGATTCAGTGCAAGGTACTGAAGCAGCTTGAGAACCTCGAGCAGCAGAAGTATGATGATGAGGACATCACTGAGGATATTAAGTTCCTGTTGGAGAGGCTGGGAGAGAGTGTGCAGGATCTCAG CTCATTTGATGAGTACAGCTCTGAGCTCAAGTCCGGCCGCCTGGAATGGAGCCCTGTGCACAAGTCTGAAAAGTTCTGGCGTGAGAATGCTGTCCGTCTGAACGAGAAGAACTATGAGCTCCTCAA GATCTTGACAAGGCTGTTGGAGGTGTCTGATGATCCTCAAGTCATAGCAGTGGCAGCTCACGACATTGGAGAGTATGTGCGACATTACCCGCGAGGCAAACG GGTGATCGAGCAGCTGGGTGGAAAACAGCTGGTGATGAATCATATGCACCACGAGGACCAGCTAGTCCGTTACAACGCCCTGTTGGCTGTGCAGAAGCTGATGGTCCACAACTG GGAGTACCTGGGAAGACAACTCCAGTCCAGTGATCAGCAGCAAGCGCCGGCCGTAGCAGCTCGAAGCTGA
- the atp6v1h gene encoding V-type proton ATPase subunit H isoform X1 yields the protein MDIRGAVDAAVPTNIIAAKAAEVRANLVNWQSYLQSQMISAEDCEFIKKFEVANSEEKQVILTNEGHQCAKTFLNLMAHISKEQTVQYILTLIDDTLQENHQRVNIFFDYAKKTKNTAWSYFLPMLNRQDLFTVHMAARIIAKLAAWGRDLMEGSDLNYYFNWIKSQLSSQNLHGTGPETGSGAGTISPSESSQYVQCVAGCLQLMLRVNEYRFAWVEADGVNCITAVLSNKCGFQLQYQMIFCVWLLAFSPQLCEQLRRYNVVPALSDILQESVKEKVTRIILAAFRNLLEKSAERETRQEYALAMIQCKVLKQLENLEQQKYDDEDITEDIKFLLERLGESVQDLSSFDEYSSELKSGRLEWSPVHKSEKFWRENAVRLNEKNYELLKILTRLLEVSDDPQVIAVAAHDIGEYVRHYPRGKRVIEQLGGKQLVMNHMHHEDQLVRYNALLAVQKLMVHNWEYLGRQLQSSDQQQAPAVAARS from the exons ATGGATATCCGCGGGGCTGTGGACGCTGCAGTCCCCACCAACATCATTGCTGCAAAGGCAGCTGAAGTGCGGGCCAACCTGGTCAACTGGCAGTCCTACCTGCA GAGTCAGATGATCTCAGCAGAGGACTGTGAGTTCATCAAGAAGTTTGAGGTGGCCAACTCTGAGGAGAAACAGGTTATTCTGACCAATGAGGGACATCAG TGCGCAAAGACCTTTCTAAACCTGATGGCCCACATCTCCAAGGAGCAGACAGTCCAGTACATCCTGACTCTGATTGATGACACTCTGCAG GAGAACCATCAGAGGGTGAACATCTTCTTTGACTACgccaaaaagacaaagaacacCGCCTGGTCCTACTTCCTTCCCATGCTGAACCGTCAGGACCTTTTTACTGTCCACATG GCGGCGAGGATCATCGCTAAGCTGGCTGCATGGGGCCGTGATCTCATGGAGGGAAGCGATCTGAACTACTACTTCAACTGGATCAAAAGCCAGCTCAGTTCACAG AACCTACATGGTACAGGTCCAGAAACAGGCTCAGGAGCAGGAACTATTTCCCCCAGTGAA AGCTCTCAGTATGTCCAGTGTGTGGCTGGGTGCCTTCAGCTAATGCTGAGGGTCAATGAATATAGGTTTGCCTGGGTGGAGGCTGATGGAGTCAACTG cATCACAGCGGTGCTGAGCAACAAGTGTGGCTTCCAGCTCCAGTACCAGATGATCTTCTGCGTTTGGCTCCTGGCCTTCAGTCCTCAGCTCTGTGAGCAGTTGAGACGCTACAACGTAGTGCCAGCCCTGTCTGACATCCTCCAGGAGTCTGTCAAGGAGAAGGTCACTCGAATCATTCTGGCTGCCTTCAGG AATCTCCTGGAGAAGTCTGCAGAGCGCGAGACTCGTCAGGAGTACGCCTTGGCCATGATTCAGTGCAAGGTACTGAAGCAGCTTGAGAACCTCGAGCAGCAGAAGTATGATGATGAGGACATCACTGAGGATATTAAGTTCCTGTTGGAGAGGCTGGGAGAGAGTGTGCAGGATCTCAG CTCATTTGATGAGTACAGCTCTGAGCTCAAGTCCGGCCGCCTGGAATGGAGCCCTGTGCACAAGTCTGAAAAGTTCTGGCGTGAGAATGCTGTCCGTCTGAACGAGAAGAACTATGAGCTCCTCAA GATCTTGACAAGGCTGTTGGAGGTGTCTGATGATCCTCAAGTCATAGCAGTGGCAGCTCACGACATTGGAGAGTATGTGCGACATTACCCGCGAGGCAAACG GGTGATCGAGCAGCTGGGTGGAAAACAGCTGGTGATGAATCATATGCACCACGAGGACCAGCTAGTCCGTTACAACGCCCTGTTGGCTGTGCAGAAGCTGATGGTCCACAACTG GGAGTACCTGGGAAGACAACTCCAGTCCAGTGATCAGCAGCAAGCGCCGGCCGTAGCAGCTCGAAGCTGA
- the oprk1 gene encoding kappa-type opioid receptor yields MESSVVHIYKEDRCPSGQPEECIPNFTWQPGLSDIFNYTTNGTWDAEPEPMSPIIPIIVAVYSVVFVVGLVGNCLVMYVIIRYTKMKTATNIYIFNLAVADALVTTTMPFQSTDYLLSSWPFGEVACKVFISIDYYNMFTSIFTLTMMSVDRYVAVCHPVKALDFRTPVKAKIINVIIWVLSSAAGIPAMILGSTKTNNGTTECALQFPEPYIYWDTLMKICVFIFAFVAPVIIITVCYTLMVMRLKSVRLLSGSREKDRNLRRITRLVLVVVAVFVVCWTPIHIFILVKALSTNVPETTAVMAAYFFCVALGYTNSSLNPILYAFLDENFKRCFRDFCCPGAQGHGDCQGVSRVRSTLRDHTCPTEGRGDMRQARPV; encoded by the exons ATGGAGAGCAGCGTGGTGCACATCTACAAAGAGGACAGGTGTCCCTCGGGCCAGCCGGAGGAGTGCATCCCAAACTTCACCTGGCAGCCCGGCTTATCGGACATCTTCAACTACACGACAAACGGCACATGGGACGCCGAACCCGAACCCATGTCGCCCATCATCCCCATCATAGTCGCGGTGTACTCCGTGGTGTTCGTGGTGGGCTTGGTGGGCAATTGTTTGGTGATGTATGTCATCATTAG GTacaccaaaatgaaaacagccaCCAACATCTACATCTTCAACCTGGCTGTGGCAGACGCTCTGGTCACCACCACCATGCCCTTCCAGAGCACCGACTACCTGCTCAGCTCCTGGCCATTTGGCGAGGTGGCGTGCAAGGTCTTCATCTCCATAGATTACTACAACATGTTCACCAGCATCTTCACTTTGACCATGATGAGCGTGGACCGCTACGTGGCCGTGTGCCACCCGGTCAAGGCCCTGGATTTCCGCACGCCCGTCAAGGCCAAGATCATCAATGTGATCATCTGGGTGCTGTCGTCAGCTGCTGGGATCCCCGCCATGATACTTGGCAGCACTAAAACCAATAATG GGACCACAGAGTGTGCCCTACAGTTCCCTGAGCCCTACATCTACTGGGACACGCTGATGAAGATCTGTGTCTTCATCTTTGCCTTTGTGGCACCTGTTATCATTATCACTGTCTGCTACACACTGATGGTCATGCGGTTGAAGAGCGTGCGCCTCCTGTCAGGCTCGCGTGAGAAGGACCGCAACCTCCGCCGGATCACGCGtttggtgctggtggtggttgCCGTCTTCGTGGTGTGCTGGACCCCCATCCACATCTTCATTTTGGTCAAAGCACTGTCAACCAATGTGCCCGAGACCACTGCTGTCATGGCCGCCTACTTCTTTTGCGTGGCGCTGGGCTACACCAACAGTAGCCTCAACCCCATCCTCTACGCGTTCCTGGACGAGAACTTCAAGAGGTGCTTCAGGGACTTTTGCTGCCCTGGTGCCCAGGGACACGGGGACTGCCAGGGGGTGAGCCGGGTGAGGAGCACCCTGAGGGACCACACATGTCCCACAGAAGGTCGGGGAGATATGAGACAGGCCAGGCCTGTATGA